GAGGCTGAAGGCGCTCCCCTGCTAAGGGAGTATACGGTTTGTAGCCGTATCGAGGGTTCGAATCCCTCCCTCACCGCCATACTTGATTAGACAAAAGAATTTGCGCGCTCGTAGCTCAGCTGGATAGAGTACCTGGCTACGAACCAGGCGGTCGGAGGTTCGAATCCTCCCGAGCGCGCCATTATATTCAAGCCCACATCATTTGATGTGGGCTTTTTTCGTATGGCACGGAATCTCTTTTTCTAATAATTCAGCCCATTCTGTTGTCCAGCCATCATGATGGTTTGCGCCTTCAATCGCCATTGTCTTGATGCAGTGTGGCTCGGGGAATCGACTGACATAATGCCGGCTGACATCTCCGGTGATGACGGAATCTTTTTTTCCATAAAAGTGAATTTGTGGCACCTGTTTTAACTCATTAATGTGTCTGATTGGGTTAAGAGCGTCTGGCATTGGGCTGACACGATGGAAATGATTTGTGAATGCCGGATCAAGGTTGCCTGCGATGGTGCGGACACTGATCACATCATCGCGTCTGGCTGCAATCAGAAGTGCAATGGTGGCTCCGCCGGAATAGCCAACCAGTTCAAGGGTTTTGAATTTGTACTGGTGCTTAAGACTTGAGATGGCATCATTCATGGAGTTTGCGACACTGTTACTGTATCTGCCAAAGGTCCAGGTGTGAGGGGTGCAACCTTTTTCCATTGAAAACTGACAGGGGCGAGCCAGATAGGCTATTTCCGGTTTGGGGTCCTGCAGCATAAGTTGATGCACCAGTCTGTTGACCGGTGTCGGGTCGGGGGAAGGGCGTCCACTGCGCATCCAGGCTTTGCCATCGCCTTCAATATAGATTCTGAAAATGTCTGATTTTATCGGCTGGTCCGGTTGCATTGATGCAATTGAGTAACCCGTGGTGGGTATTATTTTTTTACTGAAGTGTTTGTGTTTGGTGAGTTGCTCTGTTACTTCCTCAGAATGAAAAGACTGGCAGGAAGTAAGAAGGAAAAGTGCTGATATAAATAATAACCGATGCATTTTTGTTTTGAACTCATCCGTTTTTTAATAGAACGATGTTACCACTCAATAAAATAATGTTCTTTTCTTTCGGCACACTTCACATAGC
Above is a window of Endozoicomonas montiporae CL-33 DNA encoding:
- a CDS encoding lipase family protein translates to MQPDQPIKSDIFRIYIEGDGKAWMRSGRPSPDPTPVNRLVHQLMLQDPKPEIAYLARPCQFSMEKGCTPHTWTFGRYSNSVANSMNDAISSLKHQYKFKTLELVGYSGGATIALLIAARRDDVISVRTIAGNLDPAFTNHFHRVSPMPDALNPIRHINELKQVPQIHFYGKKDSVITGDVSRHYVSRFPEPHCIKTMAIEGANHHDGWTTEWAELLEKEIPCHTKKAHIK